The region CTGGCATGGCTTATCGGCACCATCGCAAGTGCGGGTCCTCCTCCGGCCAATGGATCGTCAGGCATGGAACTGGCGCAAGCGGCTAACCCGAAGACCGCAAGTCCCGCCGCAAAGATCGGGGGCCGAAATCTAGAAAAAGTCATCTTGTACGTTCCTAACGGCAAATGCCGTGATGATGTTTGGTGCTGATATCCGTTTCGTCGCCCCGTTGAGTGCCGCGCGCTTGAGTGCTTCATTGGTAACCAGTTGACCAGCCTACCGAACTGCCATGATGGCTCTCTGATATGCCATCTCACTTGGATAGGCATCCAGTCCCGCTCGGTGAGAATGCGAGAGCGGCAGTATTGCGGTCTCGTAAAATAACGCAAAGGTATGCGTCCGTCTTGTGCCAGTCTGGATCCTGGTGCGGGCCGCTCACTGGGAAGCTCACCTGAAGGCTATGCTTTTCGTCTGGCATCGTAACCCCCTCGGTTTTCGGATCTTCTTCCCGTCCCCACTCCCACGTCACGGTAACGGGCTTACTCCAATCCTTCGTGCCCAGAAAACAGCATGCGGCCTTTGTACCTCCTGCTGGTGCGGTCACATCGCCCGCCCAATACTTGCTAACGAAGATATTTACCGCATAGCGATCGGTATGGTTCACCGGCGCCATCGCAAGTGCGGGTCATCCCCCGGCCAATGGATCGTCAGGCGTGGAGCGAGCGCAAGCGGCTAACCCGAAGACCACAAATCCTGCCATCAAGGCCATACGCCGGAATTTAGCAAAACTCATCTTGTGCGTTCCTTCCAGCGAATGCCATGACTACGTTCTGCGCTGCCCGCTCGCGGCAGGCAGCAGTCGCTTCAACAATGCGGTACCTTCTTGCGAAGCATCGAACGCTTCTCCATGCCGCGCAGCAAGCACACAGTATTCCATTAGCGCACCGCCCCCTTCGATGCCTCTCTGCCGCGCGCGTTCGATCTGACGGCACACCAGCCCATAGCGCTCACGATCAGGCATGTCGGCGAACATCGAAGGATCAAGCTCGGTCAAATGCAACAGCAAGCTATCCGGCACACTTGCCTCGATCAAATCGTCGACTTGCGCCTGCGTCAGCTGAAACGGCGGCCGCAACGCTGGCGCCTCCGTAGAAATTTCGTTTTGCTCCCAATCGAGCCGGCGCAACACTCCATGGCGATCCCAATACCCCCATCGCAGCACCGGTGCAAAAAACGCCCGACGCTGGTCGTCGGATAACACGGGCCCCTTCACGAACAGTGTCTCGTCATTCAATGAGCCGGCCAGGGTCGCAAGAATGGATGGGTCCCAATAGGCCAGCACGATCGGGGTATCGTCGGGCAAACGGACACGCAAGAACTGCTTCACGTGTGCAGCAAGCTCTGCCAACGATAACGGTGACACGATCACCGTCGCACACGGCGACGCCGGTCCGTTTCGCTCCAACCAATCCCTCATCGATTCGAACCGAGCCGGCGGGATATAGATGAGATACGGCGATACAGCCTGCACCTCCGATCCGCCATCCATCAAGCAGACGAGATGGTCCGGTGAGCCCGACAGTGCGCCCGGCAGGCTGTCGTTATGCAAAGGAACTGCAAGCACGTACGCGTGTGCATCCAGCGCGCAACCCTCGGAGAAGATCGCCTGCAGCCCCATCACGCTCCCTGCGTCACAAAAGCACTACGGGCAGCGGCCTGCTTCATCAGGCATGGCGCGCATACCGCATCCGGCGGCAGCGGCATCGGGTAAGGCAAACTGACGGGACCGCTAAAGTTGTGCGTACCTCCTTTGATACCGATCTTGCCTGGGGCGTGGATCTCGATGTTGCCGCCGGATAGCCGAATATAGGCACCACCGGATGTGAGAAGGATCTCTTGCTTCGCGGCCACCTCGATCCTCTCGGTCGCAGACAGGACTTTTACCGATTTCTGCGCCGTCAGCTCGATATTGTCGGCATGCGCCTGGATCTCGATCTTGCCCTTCCCCGCGAACAACTTCATGCCGGCCTTCTGCACGAAAATGCTGATCCTGTCGGCAATGCTGGCGACCACGGACCTGCCTGCGGCCACATGAACGCTCTCGCCGCTCACCATGTTGACGTGTTGCTCGGCGCTCACGTGGACCGTCTGCCGGGTCGACAATCCAATTCCCGCGGGGCTGGCAAACAGCATCAACGGTTGCTTGAATGCATTCGCGTTGCCGGTGCCGCCTCCGGCCGTCCGGCCGCCCGAGGCGTCGCCGCCTACGGTATTCCGGGTGGCATCGGTGTACTGCTTCATCGCTTCGAAGCCCGGTGCAAGGGACTCGGCCAGATGTGCCGCACTCGCCTGCGACAGCGCCTCGATCACGCTCTCGGCATTCACCAGTTGTTGCCGCGCTTCGCGCACGTCGAGGGATTGACTGCGGGCGCTCGTGGAATGTGTGCCCAGATACAGGCCACGCGTCGCACGCAACGCACCATAGGCATCGGTGCGCAAATCGAAACCCGAGCCGAGATATTCGCCGCGCGTATTGCCCGTCTGCTGGATCAGGTA is a window of Burkholderia sp. FERM BP-3421 DNA encoding:
- a CDS encoding DUF3304 domain-containing protein, translating into MAPVNHTDRYAVNIFVSKYWAGDVTAPAGGTKAACCFLGTKDWSKPVTVTWEWGREEDPKTEGVTMPDEKHSLQVSFPVSGPHQDPDWHKTDAYLCVILRDRNTAALAFSPSGTGCLSK
- a CDS encoding DUF4123 domain-containing protein, with protein sequence MGLQAIFSEGCALDAHAYVLAVPLHNDSLPGALSGSPDHLVCLMDGGSEVQAVSPYLIYIPPARFESMRDWLERNGPASPCATVIVSPLSLAELAAHVKQFLRVRLPDDTPIVLAYWDPSILATLAGSLNDETLFVKGPVLSDDQRRAFFAPVLRWGYWDRHGVLRRLDWEQNEISTEAPALRPPFQLTQAQVDDLIEASVPDSLLLHLTELDPSMFADMPDRERYGLVCRQIERARQRGIEGGGALMEYCVLAARHGEAFDASQEGTALLKRLLPAASGQRRT